The nucleotide sequence CCCAAGCTGATCGGTTACAAGGCGAGTAAGAAGGTTGTAGTTTAAAAGATTTGCCGCCTGTTGCGCCATTTCTGCTTCAATATCTACGTTGTTGCCATCATTCCGCCAACTGGATTCATAAGATCGTGTAATAACCGGCTGTACTTCGTCCAGGCATGGTACTGCTGCAAGATGGCGCGGGTTGGTTCTAACTAGTGAAACGGTCGAAGTGTTCCCCAGTACTTCTTTTAGTTTCTCTTCGAAGATTACATCCCGGCGTTTATATTTAGGAGTATCAACGTTCGCAATATTGTTGCTGATCACTTGCTGGCGCAGCCAGTTACCGTCAAGCGCCCGCTCCAGCAGCGGAATAAGCGGGGCTCCTAATTGCAACCACATTTTTTCTTCCCCCCGTTAAATCCCAGACTTAAATAGGAACTTGTTACCAGATCAAACAATTTTCAAAATAATTACAAGTTAAAAACAGGTCTCCAGGCTTGGTAAATTAATT is from Bacillota bacterium and encodes:
- the flgB gene encoding flagellar basal body rod protein FlgB, producing MWLQLGAPLIPLLERALDGNWLRQQVISNNIANVDTPKYKRRDVIFEEKLKEVLGNTSTVSLVRTNPRHLAAVPCLDEVQPVITRSYESSWRNDGNNVDIEAEMAQQAANLLNYNLLTRLVTDQLGMLRIAISEGRR